In Candidatus Contubernalis alkalaceticus, the genomic window AATGGGTTATACCATGAACTGCGGTCCTGAAGCAGAATTTTTTCTGTTTTTAAGGGATGAACACGGCCGGGGGACTACCCGGACCCATGACTGTGGAGGTTATTTTGATCTTCTGCCGGTTGATTTGGGAGAAACCGCCCGGCGGGATATGGTGTTAACTTTACAGCAGATGGGATTTGAGATTGAGGCCTCCCATCATGAAGTGGCCCCCAGCCAGCATGAGATTGCTTTTAAATATGCTGATGCTCTGACCACCGCAGACAATGTAACTTCTTTTAAATTGGTGGTAAGAACTATCGCTCTGAGTCATAATCTTCATGCTACCTTTATGCCAAAGCCCATATACGGCATCAATGGTTCTGGTATGCATACTCACCAGTCCTTATTTAAGGGGGATGAGAATGCTTTCTATGACCCTTCTGCTCCCAATCAGTTGAGTGAAACGGCCATTCATTATATCGGCGGATTGATTCAGCATGTTAAGGGTTTTACGGCTATAACTAACCCCCTGGTAAATTCATACAAGAGGTTGGTACCTGGTCATGAAGCGCCGGTTTATATTGCCTGGTCCCAGCGGAACAGAAGTCCACTTATTCGGGTCCCAGCCAGAAGGGGAACAGGTACCCGTATAGAAATTAGAAGCCCAGATCCCTCCTGTAACCCGTATCTGGCGCTGGCGGTAACCATGAAAGCCGGTTTGGATGGAATAAAAAATAAAATTATGCCACCGACACCTGTAGATGAAAACATTTATGAAATGTCTTTAGAAGAAAGAGTTGAAAAAGGAATTGAGAATCTACCGACCTGTCTCGTAGAAGCTCTAGATGAGCTGGAAAAGAACACCCTGATCAGAGAGGCTCTGGGAGAGCATATTTTTAATCGCTACATGAATGCAAAAAGAATTGAATGGGATCGTTATAGAAAGCAGGTACACAAGTGGGAAGTTCAGGAGTATCTGGCCATATTTTAATTATTTTTCCACAATATATTTATTTGAATGAACTCGTTTCAGCAAACTGAAACATCAAGGAATCAGGTGGAGACTCTACTCCACCTGATTAAAAGCCCTGCCTACGCTAATGCTTAGAGGTGGGGGTCTATACCCTAAAAAAAAAGATAAATACAAAATAGGCTGTTCTAATCTGAGACAGCCTATTTTTTGTTAAAACTTTCTAAACAGCCCGATTACTTTACCTAGTATTTCCAAATTGTCTACTATAATGGGTTCATAATAATCATTTTCCGGTTGGAGCCGAATACGGTCATTTTCCCGGTAAAAAGTCTTAACCGTGGCTTCATCATCAATCAGGGCAACAACAATATCCCCGTTTACAGCAGCAGCCTGCTGTCTAACGGTAATATAGTCGCCATCAAAAATTCCCGCATTGATCATGCTGTCCCCCTGCACACGGAGCATAAAGATGCTGTCTTCTTTTACAAAGTCTCTGGGTAGGGGGAAATATTGAATTATGTTTTCCTCTGCCAGAATAGGTTGGCCTGCCGTTACATTTCCTACAACCGGCACCGGGGAAATGTCCCGGGAGCATAAAAAGAAATTCTCCTCCAACAGCTCAATGGCCCTTGGTTTTGTTGGGTCTCTACGGATATATCCCTTCTTTTCCAATTGAGAAAGATGAGCATGAACGGTAGAACTGGAACTCAAGCCAACGGCCTTTCCGATTTCCCTAACGGAGGGAGGATAGCCCTTTACCTGAACTTCTTTCTTTATAAAATTTAGAATTTCCTCCTGACGATTGGTTAAAGGTTCAGTCATATTGTTATTCACCTCACATATATTTATAACATGTCTAAAACTACCAATAATTATAGCATAAAAACATACATTTGGCAAACGCAAGTTCGAAGAAATTTTACTAAACTGTTGACATGAACAAATGTTCTAGGTTATAATGTGTGCAAACGTAAGTTTGGTATCCAGGATAGGGGGAAAAATCAGGTGGGTTATCAATTTCCGGTGAAAAATGAAAAAGAAAATAAAAAAAATTTCATGAGGAAAAAGCTTTTATTTCTGATTGCTACAGCAGTCTTACTTTTGGGTTTTATATCTTTGGGTTTTATCTATAATGGAAGAGGACAGGCTGCAGCTGAGAAGGATGAATCTCTTTTAGTGGTGGAAGTGCAAAAGGGTGATACCATTTGGGGTATTGCTAAAAACCACAAGGAACCAGGAAAAGATATTAGATCCCTGGTTTTCGAA contains:
- the glnA gene encoding type I glutamate--ammonia ligase, with product MVYNKDQIYELIQLHDVKFIRLQFSDILGTIKNVAIPVEQLGKALDGEMMFDGSSIEGFVRIEESDMYLKPDINTFALFPWKNREGAGAEARLICDIYNHDGSPFSGCPRNTLKRVIAEGEEMGYTMNCGPEAEFFLFLRDEHGRGTTRTHDCGGYFDLLPVDLGETARRDMVLTLQQMGFEIEASHHEVAPSQHEIAFKYADALTTADNVTSFKLVVRTIALSHNLHATFMPKPIYGINGSGMHTHQSLFKGDENAFYDPSAPNQLSETAIHYIGGLIQHVKGFTAITNPLVNSYKRLVPGHEAPVYIAWSQRNRSPLIRVPARRGTGTRIEIRSPDPSCNPYLALAVTMKAGLDGIKNKIMPPTPVDENIYEMSLEERVEKGIENLPTCLVEALDELEKNTLIREALGEHIFNRYMNAKRIEWDRYRKQVHKWEVQEYLAIF
- the lexA gene encoding transcriptional repressor LexA, whose protein sequence is MTEPLTNRQEEILNFIKKEVQVKGYPPSVREIGKAVGLSSSSTVHAHLSQLEKKGYIRRDPTKPRAIELLEENFFLCSRDISPVPVVGNVTAGQPILAEENIIQYFPLPRDFVKEDSIFMLRVQGDSMINAGIFDGDYITVRQQAAAVNGDIVVALIDDEATVKTFYRENDRIRLQPENDYYEPIIVDNLEILGKVIGLFRKF
- a CDS encoding LysM peptidoglycan-binding domain-containing protein, coding for MGYQFPVKNEKENKKNFMRKKLLFLIATAVLLLGFISLGFIYNGRGQAAAEKDESLLVVEVQKGDTIWGIAKNHKEPGKDIRSLVFEIRKINSLDDACIYPGQELIIPK